One part of the Novipirellula aureliae genome encodes these proteins:
- a CDS encoding DUF1289 domain-containing protein, whose amino-acid sequence MRSGQVEWLAVSPRTPIVWPVPLPCKGIAPYNGASSGELGERILSPITKAETILREADPKTEATPSPCVGECALNANQICTGCYRSGREIGRWSSASELEKRRIVKQSTQRRMSSKPECNET is encoded by the coding sequence TTGCGATCTGGGCAAGTCGAATGGTTGGCCGTTTCACCAAGAACGCCGATTGTCTGGCCTGTTCCCCTGCCCTGCAAGGGTATTGCTCCGTATAACGGTGCCTCCAGCGGAGAACTTGGAGAGCGTATTTTGAGTCCAATAACCAAGGCTGAAACGATTTTGCGAGAAGCGGATCCGAAAACAGAAGCAACGCCGTCGCCTTGTGTAGGCGAGTGCGCGTTGAATGCCAACCAGATTTGTACTGGATGCTACCGCAGCGGTCGTGAAATTGGTCGCTGGTCGAGCGCGAGTGAGTTGGAAAAACGCCGGATTGTCAAGCAATCGACACAACGCCG
- a CDS encoding 3-deoxy-manno-octulosonate cytidylyltransferase, producing the protein MNNRCMIVIPARLGSTRFSEKLLRRAGNKSVLQYTFEAAKLAKAAEQVVIAVDDAKLFEEASRFGGHAVMTSVDCPSGTDRIAEVANTFPDIGIFVNVQGDEPEIDPATIDLVTRTLIHNPWADIATVAAPIREADRLDDPNCVKVVVAGVPKSADQADELRPADAIANGTGQGRAVYFSRSSVPHLRGGVTEQALTSEPPLFWHHLGLYAYRREFLQWFSNQPPSVLEQTERLEQLRAIEAGKQIVIARVESAVAGIDTQEDFEAFKKRVRA; encoded by the coding sequence ATGAACAATCGCTGCATGATCGTGATCCCCGCGCGTTTGGGATCGACTCGATTTTCAGAAAAACTGCTGCGTCGGGCAGGAAACAAATCCGTTTTGCAGTATACGTTTGAAGCGGCAAAATTGGCGAAAGCGGCCGAACAGGTTGTGATTGCCGTCGATGATGCAAAACTATTTGAAGAAGCGAGTCGGTTTGGTGGGCATGCGGTAATGACGAGCGTGGACTGCCCAAGTGGCACCGACCGGATCGCCGAAGTCGCCAACACTTTCCCCGACATCGGCATCTTCGTCAACGTTCAAGGTGACGAACCCGAGATTGATCCAGCGACCATCGATTTGGTTACCCGCACTCTGATCCACAATCCCTGGGCCGACATCGCCACCGTTGCCGCCCCGATTCGCGAAGCAGATCGGCTCGACGATCCAAATTGTGTAAAAGTCGTCGTCGCGGGCGTTCCAAAATCAGCGGACCAAGCCGATGAGCTGAGACCCGCCGACGCGATAGCGAACGGGACAGGGCAGGGCAGGGCGGTTTACTTTAGTCGCTCGTCGGTGCCTCATCTTCGAGGCGGTGTGACCGAGCAAGCCCTTACGTCGGAGCCTCCATTGTTTTGGCATCACCTCGGCCTCTATGCCTACCGGCGGGAATTTTTGCAGTGGTTCTCCAATCAACCACCGAGTGTCCTTGAGCAAACCGAACGACTCGAACAACTACGCGCGATCGAAGCTGGGAAACAAATCGTTATCGCGCGAGTCGAATCCGCTGTCGCCGGAATCGATACGCAAGAAGATTTCGAAGCTTTCAAAAAACGAGTTCGAGCCTGA
- a CDS encoding DUF6444 domain-containing protein translates to MDKKDARIKELEELVATLIKRVTELELALAKANKDSSTSSKPPSSDIAKPKPKKKPGRPRKPRKGAQPGHQQQLREPLPPDRVDETFDYEIIASEILRLGLTPTGNFHVVQHVELPETPATRHVHRWID, encoded by the coding sequence ATGGACAAAAAGGACGCGCGAATCAAGGAACTCGAAGAACTCGTTGCTACGCTCATAAAGCGGGTTACCGAGCTTGAGCTTGCCTTGGCCAAAGCAAACAAAGATTCCTCGACCTCTTCCAAACCTCCTTCGAGTGACATCGCTAAGCCAAAACCTAAAAAGAAGCCTGGACGACCAAGGAAGCCACGAAAAGGTGCTCAGCCCGGACATCAGCAACAACTTAGAGAACCGCTGCCGCCTGATCGTGTTGACGAAACCTTCGACTATGAAATCATTGCTTCGGAGATCCTGCGTCTGGGGCTCACCCCGACGGGAAATTTTCATGTTGTTCAGCATGTCGAGCTTCCCGAAACACCGGCCACTCGGCATGTGCATCGATGGATCGACTGA
- a CDS encoding DUF1559 family PulG-like putative transporter yields the protein MLVVLTQLRKSQLSAETRDRVLWQSVAMEYPPWITDLAVFRCPSDSRQGVEITDGPPIMPTKADEHRGLRWADGHTVFTGFTTIAPPNWSLLVEGDSVDGAAIAPPSSGHPGGVYVLMADGSTRFVSDAIESGDMYSGSVRLGMHGRLAPGSKSPYGVWGEMGTRASHDEDDQIPH from the coding sequence ATGCTTGTTGTCTTGACGCAGTTACGAAAGAGCCAGTTGTCGGCGGAGACACGCGACCGCGTACTTTGGCAATCCGTTGCGATGGAGTATCCACCGTGGATCACGGACCTTGCGGTTTTTCGTTGCCCAAGTGATTCTCGTCAAGGTGTTGAGATCACCGATGGCCCGCCGATCATGCCAACCAAAGCCGACGAACATCGCGGTTTGCGTTGGGCAGATGGGCACACCGTCTTCACCGGCTTTACTACAATTGCGCCGCCGAACTGGTCACTCCTCGTAGAAGGCGATTCGGTCGATGGTGCCGCGATCGCTCCGCCGAGCAGTGGTCACCCAGGGGGCGTGTATGTATTGATGGCCGATGGCTCCACCCGATTCGTGTCCGACGCGATTGAAAGTGGTGACATGTATAGTGGCAGCGTTCGGCTAGGAATGCACGGTCGACTCGCCCCCGGCAGCAAGAGCCCGTACGGTGTTTGGGGCGAGATGGGAACGCGAGCCTCGCACGACGAAGATGACCAAATTCCACATTAA
- a CDS encoding glycosyltransferase family 4 protein, whose amino-acid sequence MRVCHIITRMIIGGAQENTLLNCLDLIRDYGDDVLLVTGPEVGPEGDLLSQGRAGELPITKLDNLRRSIHPIRDYKGYQELRRTIRDFRPDVVHTHSAKGGILGRAAAFREQVPVIVHSVHGAPFHPYQSALVRQTYRQCETWAARRCHHLISVADAMTDLLVDADVAPREKFTTIYSGMDVEPFLKANDHRTEVRNRFGLKDEHIVIGKIARLFHLKGHDDLISAAAQVVKEIPEVRFLLVGDGILRKQLSERIDALGMKEHFLFSGLVPPSEVPTMIGAMDALVHTSYREGLARALPQALIAGRPIISYDIDGAREVAISGETGFLIPPGDIAELSTAMIRLAGDEPLRQKMGRVGRERFTDQFRHQTMTRRIRQLYHSLSEV is encoded by the coding sequence TTGCGAGTTTGTCATATCATCACCCGAATGATTATCGGCGGTGCGCAGGAGAATACACTGCTGAATTGTCTCGATTTGATTCGCGACTATGGCGACGACGTCTTATTGGTGACTGGCCCCGAGGTCGGGCCGGAAGGTGACTTGTTGAGCCAGGGCAGGGCAGGGGAGTTGCCGATTACGAAGCTCGATAACCTGCGCCGATCGATTCATCCGATTCGGGATTACAAGGGTTACCAGGAGCTCCGCCGAACGATTCGCGACTTTCGACCGGATGTCGTGCACACGCATAGTGCCAAAGGTGGGATACTCGGACGCGCGGCGGCGTTTCGCGAACAGGTTCCCGTCATCGTCCATAGCGTCCATGGTGCTCCCTTTCATCCGTATCAATCCGCGCTGGTGCGACAAACCTATCGCCAGTGCGAAACGTGGGCCGCTCGGCGCTGTCATCATCTAATCAGCGTGGCCGACGCGATGACGGATTTGCTTGTTGACGCCGACGTTGCCCCTCGCGAAAAATTCACGACGATCTATAGCGGCATGGATGTGGAACCATTCTTAAAAGCCAACGACCATCGAACGGAAGTTCGCAACCGCTTCGGGTTGAAGGACGAGCACATTGTGATTGGAAAAATCGCTAGGCTGTTCCATTTAAAAGGTCACGATGATCTGATCTCGGCTGCGGCCCAAGTCGTCAAAGAGATTCCTGAAGTGCGGTTCTTGTTGGTTGGCGACGGCATCCTTCGAAAACAGCTCAGCGAGCGAATCGATGCTCTTGGAATGAAAGAACATTTCCTATTTTCGGGTCTCGTTCCGCCGAGTGAAGTGCCTACGATGATCGGTGCGATGGACGCTTTGGTTCATACTTCGTACCGCGAAGGCTTGGCACGAGCGTTACCGCAAGCCTTGATCGCGGGCCGTCCAATCATCAGCTACGATATCGACGGAGCCCGTGAAGTGGCGATATCGGGGGAGACGGGATTCTTGATTCCGCCAGGGGACATTGCGGAACTATCGACCGCCATGATCCGTTTAGCTGGCGATGAACCGTTGCGGCAAAAGATGGGCAGGGTAGGGCGGGAACGATTTACGGACCAGTTCCGGCATCAGACGATGACCCGCCGAATTCGGCAGCTTTATCATTCTTTGTCCGAAGTTTGA
- a CDS encoding serine/threonine-protein kinase, producing the protein MTKTRDFLGPYRLTRLIRAGSTCDVWEAIEENDQKRFALKLLKPNSRDNKNEIAALKHEYAVASDLNSPRIIRFYDFRIESGTPFVVMELFSELNMKQALRRGPESLAYMLDKIITQAAEGLYFMHTKNWLHLDVKPDNFLVSRDGEVKLIDFNIAEKKKTGLTKLFHSSKMAKGTRSYMSPEQIRRKVCDERSDIYSFGCVLYEVCTGKPPFTGNTPNDLLNQHLTASIPSPIVHNSNVSKDFADLIRKMMAKKADSRPASMWEFLKQIRTIELFKKRPRMPEVSVFDNMPGIRGADDLLRKDGGVDNENDDEPTS; encoded by the coding sequence ATGACAAAAACTCGCGATTTCCTTGGTCCCTATCGATTGACCCGGCTCATTCGGGCGGGTAGTACCTGTGACGTCTGGGAAGCGATCGAAGAAAATGACCAGAAGCGGTTTGCTCTTAAACTCCTCAAGCCGAATTCTCGTGATAACAAAAATGAAATTGCGGCGTTGAAACACGAGTACGCAGTTGCGTCCGATTTGAACAGTCCACGAATCATCCGATTCTACGATTTCCGAATCGAGTCGGGCACTCCGTTTGTTGTCATGGAGTTGTTTAGCGAATTGAACATGAAGCAAGCGCTTCGTCGGGGTCCTGAATCGTTGGCCTACATGCTAGACAAGATCATCACCCAAGCGGCTGAGGGGTTGTACTTCATGCACACCAAGAATTGGTTGCACTTGGACGTCAAGCCGGACAACTTCTTGGTGAGTCGTGATGGGGAGGTAAAGCTAATTGACTTCAACATTGCCGAAAAGAAGAAGACGGGACTCACCAAGTTGTTCCACAGTTCAAAGATGGCAAAGGGGACACGTAGCTACATGTCGCCTGAACAGATCCGCCGCAAGGTCTGTGACGAACGCAGCGACATCTATTCGTTTGGCTGCGTGCTGTACGAAGTTTGCACGGGCAAGCCGCCATTCACTGGCAACACGCCCAATGATCTACTCAACCAACATTTGACAGCATCGATCCCCAGTCCAATTGTCCACAACAGCAATGTTAGTAAAGATTTCGCCGATCTCATCCGCAAGATGATGGCTAAGAAAGCGGATAGTCGTCCCGCATCGATGTGGGAGTTTTTGAAACAGATTCGCACGATCGAACTCTTTAAAAAACGCCCCCGCATGCCGGAGGTTAGCGTCTTTGACAACATGCCCGGAATTCGCGGAGCCGATGATTTGCTTCGCAAAGATGGCGGAGTGGATAACGAAAATGATG